A region of Flavobacterium album DNA encodes the following proteins:
- the mobA gene encoding conjugal transfer protein MobA, with protein MDKGKTAKGGRRPKQHPRTHRYVFRLDDLDNEKFLRLFEASGLDSKARFITAVLFEREIRTVRIDVQANDFYVRLTSLFSQFRSVGTNYNQVVKILYRNFSEKKAGAYLFKLEKQTAELALLCREVILLAESFKSEYLDQKKEP; from the coding sequence ATGGACAAGGGAAAAACAGCAAAGGGCGGCCGCAGGCCAAAGCAGCATCCAAGGACGCACCGCTATGTCTTCCGGCTCGACGACCTCGACAATGAGAAATTCCTCAGGCTCTTCGAGGCTTCCGGGCTGGACAGCAAGGCTCGTTTCATAACGGCCGTACTTTTTGAAAGGGAGATCAGGACGGTAAGGATCGATGTGCAGGCCAATGACTTCTACGTGCGGCTCACCTCGCTTTTCAGCCAGTTCCGGTCGGTCGGTACCAACTACAACCAGGTGGTGAAGATACTCTACAGGAACTTCTCCGAAAAGAAGGCCGGCGCCTACCTCTTCAAGCTCGAGAAGCAGACGGCCGAGCTCGCGCTGCTGTGCAGGGAAGTGATCCTGCTTGCCGAGTCCTTCAAGTCCGAGTACCTCGACCAGAAGAAAGAGCCATGA
- a CDS encoding DUF6428 family protein, whose protein sequence is MKLSEIKEILPALENVEFQLENGTFVPEHFHVTEVGQIVKTFIDCGGVIRKEKAVNFQLWNADDYEHRLKPGKLLSIIKLSEEKLGIQDAEIEVEYQSDTIGKYDLDFNGNTFVLKNKTTACLAQDACGLPTEKQTKSLSELTADQSNSCTPNSGCC, encoded by the coding sequence ATGAAGTTATCAGAAATCAAAGAAATTTTACCAGCATTAGAAAATGTTGAATTTCAGTTAGAAAATGGAACATTTGTTCCTGAACACTTTCACGTTACTGAAGTGGGACAAATCGTTAAAACCTTTATTGATTGTGGTGGTGTAATCCGTAAGGAAAAGGCAGTCAATTTTCAACTGTGGAATGCCGATGATTATGAGCATAGGTTGAAGCCAGGAAAGCTATTAAGCATAATTAAACTTTCAGAAGAAAAATTAGGAATTCAAGATGCCGAGATAGAAGTGGAATATCAAAGCGATACTATTGGTAAGTACGATTTGGATTTCAATGGAAATACATTTGTACTGAAAAACAAAACGACTGCTTGTTTGGCTCAGGATGCTTGCGGACTTCCTACTGAAAAGCAAACCAAAAGCCTTTCTGAATTAACTGCAGATCAATCAAATTCTTGCACTCCAAATTCTGGATGTTGCTAA
- the mobC gene encoding conjugal transfer protein MobC: MQGEDDARGLAKIMAFMRAVGILLLLAHFYWYCYGLFELMGWTLELAGRVLGNFQRTAGLFSHPLYSKLCALVLLALSCLGTRGVKNEKITWPRIYVLLIAGALLYLVSTFLVDRLNRETAVLYILASSAGFIALMVAGTWTSRLLRNDLMQDVFNNENESFQQETTLMQNEYSVNLPTRFYYRGKWHRGWINVVNPFRATIVLGTPGSGKSYAVVNNYIKQHIVKGFSMYIYDFKFDDLSTIAYNHLLRHAGKYEVPPKFYVINFDNPARSHRCNPINPDFMTDISDAYESAYTIMLNLNRSWIQKQGDFFVESPIILLAAIIWYLKLYQGGRYCTFPHAIELLNKKYADVFTILTSYPDLENYLSPFMDAWQGGAQDQLQGQIASAKIPLSRMISPQLYWVMTGDDFSLDINNPKEPKILCVGNNPDRQNIYSAALGLYNSRIVKLINKKGQLKSSVIIDELPTIYFRGLDNLIATARSNKVAVCLGFQDYSQLARDYGDKESKVIQNTVGNIFSGQVVGETAKSLSERFGKVLQRRQSISINRNDKSTSISTQLDSLIPASKIATLTQGVFVGAVSDNFDERIEQKIFHSEIVVDNEKVSREMQAYRKIPDVRSFRDAQGNDIMEQEITANYRKVKSDIEGIIASELERINNDPDLQHLARKDSML; encoded by the coding sequence ATGCAGGGAGAAGATGACGCAAGGGGGCTGGCCAAAATAATGGCCTTTATGAGGGCGGTGGGCATACTGCTGTTGCTGGCCCATTTCTACTGGTACTGTTACGGATTGTTCGAATTAATGGGCTGGACGCTGGAGCTGGCTGGACGGGTGCTTGGAAACTTTCAACGCACCGCGGGCCTGTTCTCCCATCCGCTCTACAGCAAGCTGTGCGCCCTTGTCCTTTTGGCGCTGAGCTGCCTGGGTACCAGGGGTGTCAAGAATGAAAAGATCACCTGGCCGAGGATATATGTCCTTCTTATTGCGGGTGCGTTGCTCTATTTGGTCAGCACCTTTCTTGTGGACAGGCTAAATAGGGAAACGGCCGTGCTCTATATCCTGGCAAGCAGTGCGGGATTCATCGCCCTGATGGTCGCCGGTACGTGGACCTCCAGGCTGCTGCGCAACGACCTCATGCAGGATGTCTTCAATAATGAGAACGAGAGCTTCCAGCAGGAAACCACCCTGATGCAGAACGAGTACTCGGTCAACCTTCCCACCCGCTTCTACTACAGGGGGAAATGGCACAGGGGATGGATCAACGTGGTCAACCCCTTCAGGGCCACCATCGTGCTGGGCACCCCGGGATCCGGAAAATCGTATGCCGTGGTGAACAACTATATTAAGCAGCACATCGTGAAGGGCTTTTCGATGTACATCTACGACTTCAAGTTCGACGACCTCTCCACCATCGCCTACAACCACCTGCTCAGGCATGCCGGCAAATACGAGGTGCCGCCGAAATTCTATGTCATCAATTTTGACAACCCGGCGCGCAGCCACAGGTGCAATCCCATCAATCCCGATTTCATGACCGACATCTCCGATGCCTATGAATCGGCCTACACCATCATGCTGAACCTGAACCGCAGCTGGATACAGAAACAGGGCGACTTCTTCGTGGAATCACCGATCATCCTGCTGGCGGCCATCATATGGTACCTCAAGCTGTACCAGGGCGGCAGGTACTGCACCTTTCCCCACGCCATCGAGCTGCTCAACAAGAAGTACGCCGACGTCTTTACTATCCTTACCTCCTATCCCGACCTGGAGAACTACCTCTCCCCGTTCATGGATGCCTGGCAGGGAGGCGCCCAGGACCAGCTTCAGGGACAGATCGCCTCGGCCAAGATCCCGCTCTCAAGGATGATCTCTCCGCAGCTCTACTGGGTGATGACCGGCGATGATTTTTCACTCGATATTAATAATCCGAAAGAACCTAAAATTCTATGTGTAGGGAATAATCCCGACCGCCAGAACATCTATTCGGCAGCCCTGGGGCTCTACAACTCCAGGATCGTCAAGCTCATCAACAAGAAGGGACAGCTCAAGAGCTCGGTCATCATCGACGAGCTGCCTACGATATACTTCAGGGGCCTGGACAACCTCATCGCCACGGCGCGCAGCAACAAGGTGGCGGTATGCCTGGGATTCCAAGACTATTCGCAGCTGGCCCGGGACTACGGCGACAAGGAAAGCAAGGTCATACAGAATACCGTCGGCAACATCTTCAGCGGACAGGTCGTCGGGGAGACCGCCAAGAGCCTTTCCGAGCGATTCGGCAAGGTGCTGCAAAGGCGACAGAGCATCAGCATCAACCGAAATGACAAGTCCACCTCCATCTCAACGCAGCTGGACAGCCTCATTCCCGCTTCGAAGATAGCGACCCTGACCCAGGGCGTTTTTGTAGGTGCGGTCTCCGACAACTTCGACGAGCGCATCGAACAGAAGATCTTCCACTCTGAAATTGTCGTGGACAACGAAAAGGTCAGCCGAGAGATGCAGGCCTACAGGAAGATACCCGATGTACGTTCCTTTAGGGACGCTCAGGGTAACGATATCATGGAACAGGAGATCACGGCAAATTACAGGAAGGTGAAGTCCGACATTGAGGGGATCATTGCCAGCGAGCTCGAAAGGATCAATAACGATCCCGACCTGCAGCACCTCGCAAGGAAAGATTCTATGTTATGA
- a CDS encoding protein-tyrosine-phosphatase has product MYPLLSNTIQQLKWEQINNDERKITLQPLIDFIQLKINNQQQININFICTHNSRRSHLSQVWAQAAASHFGIENVICYSGGTEETALFPKVAETLSDQGFNIFKINDGTNPVYAIKYSDNSKPIIGFSKKYGSPFNPVSAFAAIMTCSQADGGCPFIAGAEKRIPITFEDPKISDNTSDQTKVYSERSIQIAAEMFYVFSKITK; this is encoded by the coding sequence ATGTATCCATTGCTATCAAATACAATTCAGCAGTTAAAGTGGGAACAAATCAATAATGATGAGCGTAAAATTACGTTACAGCCATTGATTGATTTTATTCAGCTAAAAATAAATAACCAGCAGCAAATAAATATAAATTTCATCTGTACCCATAATTCACGCAGGAGCCATTTATCACAGGTTTGGGCACAAGCAGCGGCTTCTCATTTCGGTATAGAGAATGTGATTTGCTATTCGGGAGGTACAGAAGAAACCGCATTATTTCCAAAAGTAGCTGAAACTTTATCAGATCAGGGTTTTAATATTTTCAAAATAAATGATGGCACTAATCCTGTTTATGCAATAAAATATAGTGATAATTCCAAACCGATAATTGGATTTTCTAAAAAGTATGGCAGTCCTTTTAATCCAGTATCTGCTTTTGCGGCTATAATGACCTGCTCGCAAGCTGACGGTGGATGTCCTTTTATCGCTGGTGCTGAAAAAAGGATTCCCATCACATTTGAAGATCCTAAAATTTCAGATAATACCTCTGACCAGACAAAGGTATATTCAGAAAGGAGCATACAGATCGCAGCGGAAATGTTTTATGTCTTTTCAAAAATTACTAAATAG
- the mobB gene encoding conjugal transfer protein MobB, which yields MIAKIGHGASITGALKYNLQKVLQENGTILFLNRMSENTRGKYSLRELTRSFDPYLAANRRTENPAVHISLNPDPRDRVSDGQYVKMAEAYMREMGYGDQPYAVFKHTDIGRTHIHIVSTCVARDGRKISDSYEKRRSMKACRKLEEMYGLKPSGEKKSDDSGLRLKPVDWQSGDVKSQIAAVVRHLPRYYRYQSLGAYNALLSLFNITAEPVSSESFGRPRKGLTYFALKEGTKVGRPFKSSLFGRHAGLAALEAHYARSGEAMKEGPHRKALRGLILPLMDTAKDLESFKGHLIRSGVSTVVLRNDQGRIYGMTFVDHDSRMVWNGSMLGRECSANAFNELWNGHTQLAKEGGTVMEEVTELRQDQDRGDLPLEVLGSLGAILSGFFAGDGASDYGEHQVPEHLKRKRKKKK from the coding sequence ATGATCGCGAAGATAGGACATGGCGCCAGCATAACAGGAGCCCTGAAATACAACCTGCAGAAGGTACTACAGGAAAACGGCACGATCCTCTTCCTGAACAGGATGTCGGAAAATACCAGGGGAAAATATTCGTTGCGGGAGCTCACCCGTTCCTTCGATCCCTACCTGGCAGCCAACAGGCGTACCGAGAATCCGGCAGTGCACATATCGCTGAATCCCGATCCCAGGGACCGGGTCAGTGATGGCCAGTATGTGAAGATGGCCGAAGCCTACATGCGGGAGATGGGTTACGGGGACCAGCCCTATGCCGTATTCAAGCATACCGATATCGGTCGGACACACATCCACATCGTCTCGACCTGTGTGGCGCGTGACGGCAGGAAGATCTCCGACTCCTATGAGAAGCGCCGCTCGATGAAGGCCTGCAGGAAATTGGAAGAAATGTACGGGCTCAAGCCCTCGGGCGAAAAAAAATCCGATGATTCCGGCCTGCGACTAAAGCCGGTAGACTGGCAAAGCGGTGACGTCAAGTCCCAGATTGCAGCAGTGGTCAGGCACCTGCCCCGGTATTACAGGTACCAGAGCCTTGGGGCGTACAACGCTTTGCTTTCCCTGTTCAATATCACGGCCGAGCCCGTGAGCAGCGAATCCTTCGGAAGGCCGCGGAAGGGGCTGACCTACTTCGCCCTTAAAGAGGGGACCAAGGTAGGCAGGCCTTTCAAGTCCTCCCTGTTTGGAAGGCATGCCGGGCTGGCAGCGCTGGAAGCACATTATGCGCGATCCGGGGAAGCCATGAAGGAAGGTCCGCACCGAAAGGCTCTCAGGGGCCTGATCCTGCCACTAATGGATACGGCAAAGGACTTGGAATCCTTTAAGGGGCACCTTATACGCTCCGGCGTGAGCACCGTAGTGCTCCGGAACGACCAGGGACGCATCTACGGGATGACCTTTGTCGACCACGATTCAAGGATGGTCTGGAACGGCTCCATGCTCGGCAGGGAATGCTCGGCTAATGCGTTCAACGAACTGTGGAACGGGCATACCCAGTTGGCCAAGGAAGGTGGCACCGTTATGGAGGAAGTAACAGAGCTCCGTCAAGACCAGGACCGTGGTGACCTTCCACTGGAAGTCCTCGGATCCCTTGGTGCTATCCTTTCGGGGTTCTTTGCCGGGGACGGTGCCTCCGACTACGGGGAACATCAGGTCCCGGAGCACCTGAAACGAAAAAGGAAAAAAAAGAAATAG
- a CDS encoding ArsR/SmtB family transcription factor, protein MGVTKTEIYKDEQNKLASLLKVLGHPARIAILQYIINQKACICNDLVEELGLAQATISQHLKELKTIGIIQGSIEGKSVCYCIEEKAWKQFQEEFNGFFNQDVNVKQCC, encoded by the coding sequence ATGGGAGTTACAAAAACAGAAATATATAAAGATGAGCAAAATAAACTTGCATCGCTTCTTAAAGTTTTGGGGCATCCCGCCAGAATAGCAATCCTGCAATATATCATCAACCAAAAAGCATGTATTTGTAATGATCTGGTTGAGGAGTTAGGATTAGCACAGGCAACTATTTCACAACATCTAAAAGAATTAAAAACTATAGGGATTATTCAAGGTTCAATTGAAGGAAAATCGGTTTGTTATTGTATTGAAGAAAAGGCATGGAAACAATTTCAAGAGGAATTTAATGGCTTTTTCAATCAGGATGTAAACGTAAAGCAGTGCTGTTAA
- a CDS encoding ParA family protein — MEKETTTRFVAFSTQKGGVGKSTFTTLVASLLHYRLGYNVVVFDCDFPQHSLVQMRERDLKAVMQDQGLKKMAQRLFTSIGKKAYPVIQCTADSFWEQAENYLSGSDSPADVALVDLPGTVNSSGVLTLLAGVHHIFAPITADRIVLESTLSFTDVLQNVMSRQENARIRTISLFWNQVDGREKSGLYASYETIIRDMGLDLMESFITDSKRFRKEGMALQRGVFRSTLLPAEERLMRDCRLSAFMEEFLKITGL; from the coding sequence ATGGAAAAAGAGACAACGACACGATTTGTGGCCTTCTCGACCCAGAAGGGCGGCGTAGGCAAGAGTACCTTTACGACCCTTGTGGCCAGCCTGCTTCACTACAGGCTGGGATACAATGTTGTGGTCTTCGACTGCGATTTCCCGCAGCACAGCCTGGTACAGATGAGGGAAAGGGACCTCAAGGCGGTCATGCAGGACCAGGGCCTCAAGAAGATGGCCCAGAGGCTATTTACATCCATCGGCAAGAAGGCATACCCCGTCATACAGTGCACGGCGGACAGCTTCTGGGAACAGGCAGAGAACTATCTATCTGGCAGCGATAGCCCTGCAGACGTGGCGCTTGTGGACCTGCCGGGAACGGTCAACAGCTCAGGCGTGCTGACGCTGCTGGCAGGGGTGCATCACATCTTCGCCCCGATCACCGCCGACAGGATCGTGCTGGAGAGCACGTTGAGCTTCACCGATGTGCTTCAGAACGTCATGTCCAGGCAGGAAAATGCCAGGATCAGGACGATCAGCCTGTTCTGGAACCAGGTTGACGGCCGAGAGAAATCAGGCCTTTACGCCTCGTATGAAACCATCATCCGGGATATGGGGCTGGACCTGATGGAGTCTTTCATCACCGACAGCAAGCGCTTCCGCAAGGAAGGCATGGCCCTGCAGAGGGGCGTGTTCCGCTCCACATTGCTCCCGGCCGAGGAACGGCTGATGAGGGATTGCCGGCTTTCCGCGTTTATGGAGGAATTCTTAAAGATAACCGGATTATGA